One part of the Hydra vulgaris chromosome 01, alternate assembly HydraT2T_AEP genome encodes these proteins:
- the LOC100205401 gene encoding uncharacterized protein LOC100205401 — translation MSEMQKTNSASCFTKVYIILLIIISLQIAICVWVGKLQQNLNEAKQSLMNTYSEYPFQKGFVKNESRIMSLKQVQDKARRKNKNNKIQEVIVLAPLKEFYKDYVIFNETISIWQVDAISGSLSLHENTYIEIGVDGFYQINTMLRLKPGTVIKEFYSYYLCKNKSILASTTFTSSQSTGIINIVTQAQKGDRLFLSNPWKGLSWFVKKEVTFFSIHHI, via the exons ATGAGCGAGATgcaaaaaacaaattctgctTCCTGCTTCACTAAAGTTTATAtcatattgttaataattatatCACTACAAATAGCTATTTGCGTATGGGTTGGAAAACTGCAACAAAATCTCAATGAGGCGAAGCAATCTTTAATGAACACATATAGTGAATATCCttttcaaaaaggttttgttAAAAACGAA agtCGTATAATGTCACTGAAGCAAGTTCAAg aTAAAGCTCGaaggaaaaacaaaaacaataag attCAAGAAGTTATTGTGTTGGCTCCattaaaagagttttataaggattatgtaatatttaatg aaacaATTTCTATATGGCAAGTTGATGCAATTTCTGGATCATTATCCTTGCACGAAAATACTTACATAGAAATTGGTGTTGATGgattttatcaaattaacaCTATG ttgCGATTAAAACCGGGAACAGTAATTAAAGAGTTTTACAGCTATTATTTGTGTAAAAACAAGAGTATTCTTGCTTCTACAACATTTACCTCAAGCCAAAGTACaggtattattaatattgttacaCAAGCACAAAAGGGTGATCGCTTGTTTCTCTCCAATCCCTGGAAAGGATTAAGCTGGTTTGTAAAAAAGgaagttacattttttagtaTTCATCATATCTAG